A portion of the Mauremys reevesii isolate NIE-2019 linkage group 18, ASM1616193v1, whole genome shotgun sequence genome contains these proteins:
- the ZMAT5 gene encoding zinc finger matrin-type protein 5 isoform X2, producing the protein MGKRYFCDYCDRSFQDNLHNRKKHLNGVQHLRAKKAWYDLFRDAAAVLLEEQSKKPCRKFLQTGQCDFGFNCRFSHMTEEDLEKLNAQVQEERRSKEEGAEVPAGTVDDWLEKREKRVMLAQSNSSLTEKMLVFQYPPGWPPIQDLPPSLQAPPPGGWPVLPNLQWG; encoded by the exons ATGGGGAAGAGGTATTTCTGTGACTACTGTGACCGATCCTTTCAAGACAATCTTCACAACAGGAAGAAGCACCTGAACGGGGTGCAGCACCTGAGGGCCAAGAAGGCCTGGTATGACCTGTTCCGAG atgctgctgctgtcCTGCTGGAGGAGCAAAGCAAGAAGCCCTGCAGGAAATTTCTGCAAACAG GGCAATGCGACTTCGGGTTCAACTGCAGATTCTCTCACATGACTGAGGAGGATCTGGAGAAGCTGAACGCACAGGTACAAG AGGAAAGGAGATCAAAGGAGGAAGGAGCAGAGGTCCCAGCTGGCACAGTAGACGACtggctggagaagagagaaaagaggGTTATGTTGGCTCAGAGCAACAG TTCTCTGACGGAGAAGATGTTGGTTTTTCAGTACCCCCCTGGCTGGCCTCCAATACAGGACCTTCCCCCATCCCTTCAGGCTCCACCCCCTGGAGGATGGCCAGTCTTACCCAACCTCCAGTGGGGATGA